GCCGAAATGCAGGAGGGTACGCTGTTTGCCGCCAGCGGCCGTACTATTGAATTGCCTCCTGTACCAAAGGGCCTGATGCGCCTGCAATGGTTTCTTTACACCGGACAGGGCCGATTCTATAGGAAATGGAACCAGGATCTGATCCTTCCAGGTTGCGGGAACAGAAGCTTCCAGTGATGTGATGGAATATTGCCAGAGCCCGTTCAGGTTGGTCCAGGAAGGACGCACCATTTGTGGCCTGGGGTATTCAGGAAGTACTTTCGCCGGCTGCACCTGTTTGGCCCATCTTGTGGTGATGGAGCCCGGCTGCATTGCCCAACCCTGCTGGCTCATCGCATAAAAAGGTTGCAATGCGCCCAACGCTAAAACATAAAAGAACCGTTTCATCATATTGTTTTTTGAATGGTGTATGATTTATTGTAAAGAGATATGTGGCTTATGGTTTTGCACCGCTCTTATCCAATTGCAATCCGCTTTTGAAATTCCTGTCCTGGGGATTGACACCCTTCGTCATCCAGACGGGCGCAGGTTTTCCTTTCAAATAATGTTCAAAGAACTGGCGCTGGCGCAAAGCGGCATCTTTACCGAGCTCATTGTGATCGGCAATAACATGACCATCCTTGTAAGCCAGGATCCATACGGGTTTCCGTAGTCTTCGCAATGCTGTGAACATCTCGATATCCTGTCCGAATTTCACGTTCTCATCTTCATAGCCATGCATCAGCAGCAACGGAGTGGTGATCTTATCAGCGTAGAAGATGGGAGAGTTCTCGATATAGCCCTGCGGGTTAGACCAGGGGAGGTTACCAGGCCCCATATTGGCCTGACCTGTTTCATACCAGGTATAGAGCTCATGTTCTCCGAAAGCTGTTCCCCGATGGCGCTCACGATATCACTCACAGCGGCAGAAGCCTGTGCCGCCGCGAACATCCTGGAATGCGCGATCAGCAGCAAGGTTTCATATCCTCCGAAACTATGTCCCTGTGCGCCAAATTTGGCAGAGTCCACCCAGGCAAACCGGCTGAGATAGCGAGCTGCCCCTTCCACCGAATTGATAACGGTCTCGGCTATTCGCCCTGGCTTATAGTGATTGATATCGGGTATGCATACCAGGTAGCCATTGCTGACATACCAGGGAATATCGATCTGGTTTGGTTCTACGCCAGCCCGGTGGTAGTCGTGCATTTCAGTATTCCTTGTCTGATAATATTGAAAGATGACCGGGTATTTTTTGGAGGGATCGAAGTTCTCCGGTTTGTACAGGTAGGCCAGACCGGTATCACCATCATTTTTCCTGTAACGGATCATTTCAGAGCTCATCCAGTTGTATTCTTTTTCGGGATGAATGGTACTGATCTGTTGGAAGGAACGAAGGTCTGTGCTGACGAACAGGTTGATGGATTCACTGGCGGATTGCCGGGTTACAATGTAGATGGCTGCATTTTTGGCTTTGCGAAGCCTGGGTGGCTCATCGATCTTATGCCAGGAAAACATATAAGGTCCCATGATCTTCTTCACCGGATCGGAAAACTTATAGGCCCCCATGATCTTCTTCACCGGATCGCCACCACTCGGTTTCGTTTGCCAGAAACCGTTATCTCCTGTTCTTTCATTACGGGCACGGAGTATAATATCGCCGGTGGGCCATGTTGCGGCGGCATCACTCAATGCGGGCTGGAACATGATCCTGTTCCTTCGTCCGTACCCGTTGGTGATATTCACAGGAGCCTGCTTTCCCAGGGGATCCAATAACCAGCAATCGTATTTGTCCTGGATCAACAGGCGCTCATCTGCTCCAAACCATCCATCGACGTTCAATTCCAATTTTATGACGGGCGATCCCTGGTTGATCAGGATCATATCCGGCTTCAGGTTCAGGCCGGCAGAAATATTCCGGGTAATACCTGTCGCGATCTCGTAGCAATAGAGGTCCTGATCGTCTTTGTTGACCCAGGTAATGAATTGTTCTCCTTTCGAAAGACTTGCATGCCAGAGCCTGGAGGAACGTGGCCGGAAAGTCTTCCTGCTCCCATCTTTGAGCGAGACCAACTGGTAAAGAGGCGCCTGCTCTTCGTTGAAATATTCTTCATCCTGTCTTATCAGGTCATTCGATTTTACGATCACATACTCATTTCCCAGGCTACCTGTGATCACCATGCTATCGTTCTCCACTTGTATCATCCGGGCATTGGGCGCAGCCAGGTTGATCACAGCTTTGAACCGGCTAACACCCGGGAACCAGCGCTGGCTCCCATAGAGGTTTGGCTGGCGGTAATGCCATACTTCCACCTGATTGGTCAGCAGGTCTGGGTCCTTTGTTCCGGGAAGACTTTTTTTGAGCAGCTCGAAATAAAGGGAACGGCCATCAGGACTGAAAACCATATCGCCATCATTGATGCTATGATCAGGGCTCATTCCTTCCATTGTATTCCTGGCTGCAATAGCAGCAGTGGTCATGGAAGGAGCAAAATGATATACCAGGAAATCATTCCCTTCTTTGTGGATGAATGCAATGCGCTTACCATCCTTGCTGATGGTAAGGCGGATGATATCGCCATTGAAAATAGTCCTGCTTTCCTGCCTGGCGAGATCAAGCCAGATGAGCTCGCTGTTTTTTTGCATCACCAGCGCCGTTCCTCCGAAGGCAGGCTTACACTCTTTCACACCGGGATAGATTGCGTTGTAGCCTGTTTCCAGGTTCCTGACAATTACAGAATCGGATCTCCTGTACACCAGCCAATTGGTTTTGCCGGTCTGTTGCAGTTGGAAAGTCTTGCCGGGAGTGGCCAATATCAGCTTTCTCTTCGCCAGATCAAATACCAGGACGCTATCGCTGAACAGTTCAGCTACAAGATAGCGGCTGTCTTCCGAGAAGCGGGCATCTGATCGGTTACTGATCCGGGTTATCTCCTCTCCTTTTGTGGTAGCCAGCACGCCAAGATAGCTGGAACGTTCGCGGCAATGTATATCGTAGCTCAGGTAGCGGCCGTCGTTCGACAAATGGTAGTCATGGTGCAACCAGCTCCAGTTCAAATAACTGGTATCTGTCAGGATCTTTTTCTGCGCCCGCAACGTGGAATGGCAAAGGCATAGGATGGCCAGCAAGGGCATAGCCCCTGCAAATGATCTCATCATGGTTGATTTTTTAGCTTATGGTTTTATTGATATACTGTGGTGACCTGCAGTTCCGGCCAATCGTTCTTCAGGCCGCGCAGGCAGATATTTGTATTGGTGAATGGAACAACGGTGAATGGATAACTGAGAACGATCTCCCCCGTGCTTTTATCTACCATTTCAAAAACGTAGGAACGCTGTCCTGTTCTGGCATTGTACAATTTGAATGGCGATGCCTGCAGGTAAGGCAGATCAGCTACTTCACTACCAACAGGCTGGCCACTGATATTGACACTGATAGCAGGCAGGTTACGAACGAGGTTCACAAAGCGGATACCTGTGCTGCTGTCTGCCGGGCGCTGCGGTTGATCGTGCAGGTAAAGATACCCGGGCATTTCCGGCGTGCCGGTCACCATCAGGTTATGCCGCTGCCCGGGTACGGAACTGATCGTTTGGCTGAAAAAAGGTTTGGTGGAATCATTTCTATAATACACCTGCACCAGGGCAGGTTTTTTGCCGGAGATCCCAAAATACCAGAGACCTGTGATATTATAACCATCATCACTGAAGAAATGAACCGGCTGTTTTCTGTTGAAGGATGTCCGGTTATCACCAGCCACTACAAGCAGGTCGGAAAAACTCGTGGCCATCGCATTGAGCACCGTGAAAGGGACCGTATAAGTGGTGGTGTCTGTTTTATCTTTATAACATCCTGCCAGCAACGTCATTACGAGCAGGCAGGCAATCGGAGCAAATGATCTCATACAATTTTTTTTGAAGGAGAAGAATTCGGTTAGGGAACCTCGTAATATCCGGGATTCTGATGTCCGCGCAGCGAAGGATTGTAGGTGAATTCGCCGGGCGGAATCGGCATCAGTTCTTTGTAGGGAAGCCATACGCCCCCTTTGAGCGGCGTTACGATCCTCATGCGGGCCTGCAGCCTGCCGGTCCTTTTGAGGTCAAGCCAGCGATGCCCGCATTCGGAAGACAGCTCGATCCTTCTTTCCCGTAAGATAGCATCGATCAGTTCCTCTTTCGTACTGGCAGGCGTGTTGCCCAGGCCGGCCCGGAGGCGGATCCTGTTCAGGTCTTCAGCGGCGCTGCCCGGCCCGGTGAGCTTTCCCAATTGCGCCCTGGCTTCTGCACGGATCAGGAATTGTTCTGCCAGGCGCATTAAAATGAGATACTCTTTGCTTTCCTGTACGCCGAAGCCTTGCTTGTATTTGTAAAAACATTTTTTCGTTGCAGTGAAATCCATCGTCCAGTGCACCCGGCGCTGGTCGCCCGGTTCAAAACTTTGATACAGGTCTTCACTTACATAATAACGGGGATCCTCACCCGGTCTGGGCAGCATGTACCGGGCTTCCAGTGTATTTACACCATCAGGTTCCAGTTGATTGGTTTGTATCTGCCAGATAGCTTCATGGCTTTCTTTGAGGAATATTGCATCGAGGTTGTTGACCAGTTCATATTGTGGATCATTTATCAGCAGACTGGCGGCAGCTTCAGCTTCCGCCCATTTTTGCCTGTACAGGTAAACCCTTGCCAGGAGCGCATTGGCGGCTCCCTTGTTTGGCCTCAGCCTGGTGGCGGCATTGGTGAAGAGATCCTTTGCGAGATAACGGTTATCGAGATTTTGCTGTGCAAACCGAAGGTCCTCTTCTATCTGATCGTACACTTTATCGACGGCCGTTCTGGGGAGCTTACTATTGACATTGAAATCCGTACTGAGGGCTAGCGGAACATCCCCGTAAAAGCTGAGCAGGTGTAAATACAGGAATGCCCTGGTGAAGCGGGCCTCTCCTTCGAGTATCGCTTTGGCCCTGGCAGGCAGGCTGGTGGATTTGCGCACGCCTTCGATCACACTGTTCACTCCAAACATATGGGTACGGTAAATGGGCCTCCAGGTATCCCATGAATGGTCCGTGTCTATATTGTTCGCGTATAAGCGGTCACCCTGCTCATTCTTCAACTTGAATTCATCACATAACAATGCCGGCGCAATCGAGACTCCTGCAGGGCCACAGAATTCGGAAATCATGTTCACATAAACGCCCGTCATGGCGGATACCGCCGTAGAGGTAGTGGCAAATACGGTTTCCGAAGGATTCCTGTCGATGGGCAGGTCAACTTCTATCAGTTTCTTGCAACCTGTTATTCCCAGGCAGCAAAGCAGCAGCAGGGAAAATGCCTGCCAGTATTTTGTTATCGGGTATTGCTTGTACTTCATGTTGCTTCTGTTTAAAAACCGACCTGGATGCCGGCAGTGAATGTTTTCATTAATGGCGTGATACCGGATTGTTGTATTTCCGGATCCAGTCCATCATATCCCGTGATCGTAAGCAGGTTCTGACCAGTAGCAAATAGCTGGCAACTGGCCACCTGCAGCTTCTTTGCCCAGGTTTCGGGAATGGACCAGGACAAGGAGATATTACGCAGACGGATAAACGAAGCATCCACATAGGCCAGGTCCGACCTGGATGCTTTGATGTAACCCGCTTCTATCGGTCCATTCAGGTAGTAAGGATATAATTTCTGGAAGGAAGCGGATTGCCCGGGCTCTTTCCAGTAATCGAGCCTGCCCACCGGCATATTGCCGAACACGAAACCGGGTTCGCTGACGAATCCGCCGGGAGTGCCTACCAGGAATGCTTCATTGAAGAGATAATTCAGTCCCCATTGTTTGGTCAACTGCACCATACAGTCCAGGGAAAAACTCCCCCAGCGGATATTGCTGGTCAGTCCTACCGTACGTGGCCTGATATCCAGTAACAGTTCATCCCAGTTTTCATTGTATTGATAAGCGGTGGTATTGCCATCCAGGTCCGTGAACTGATAAAGCCCGCTGGCCGGATTGATCCCTTTCGACTGGTACAACAATGCAAAACCGGTAAAAGGCTTACCCACCGTTACGTGACGGCTCAGGCCATAGTTGTTGAAACCCGGGTCGGGAATGGACAGGAGCTTGTTGTTCTGTATTCCATAATTGGCAGAGATGGTCCAACTGAATTTCTTTTCATCGAAGATCTTCGCGGTGAGTATAAATTCCCAGCCGCTGTTCTGGATGCGCCCACTCATATTACGCATGATCGAATAGGCGCCACCGGTAGCAGGTAATGGATAATCGCCCAACTGATCTCCTGCCCTGTTCCTCCACCAGGAGGTGGTGGCCAGCAGGCGGTCGTTGAAGAATCCCAGTTCGAGGCCCAACTCGAGTTTATGAACCGATTCCCAGTGAAAATCGGGATTGGCCGCTCCGAGGGTACGGAGGATGGTCATGTCGTGGAAAGAAATTCTCGGCATACTCTCGTACAGTTCCAGGTAGCGATAATCGCCGGTTCCATCCTGGCCGCTGGTGCCGATGCTGCCTCGCAGCTTTCCGAAGCTCAGGAAAGGCAAATGCTCCCGGGCAACAAATTCATTGGAGAAGATCCAGGCTCCGCCCACCGACCAGAAATTGCCGAACTGGTTCCCTGGTCCAAAACGGCTGCTACCATCCCTGCGCCCTGTGAGATTGAGGATATACCTGTTATTGTAATTGTAGGTGATCCTGCCGAAGGCCGCAGCATATTTGTACTGGTTGCTCGTATTGTCGGCGCCTACCTGCGGCGCAGCTCCCAGGTCTTTCAGCAGCGCATCGCTGGTATAACCGAAAGCGCCGAAAGATTCGCTCAAACTGCTTTGCCCCTGCACGGAAGCGCCAGCCAGCAGGTCCAGGTTCCCCCCAAAGAGATCCGTTCTCCAGGTCAATTGCGGATCCACCGTATATGAACGGCTGACATTATTGGAAAAGAAGGATTGTCCTGTTGCATTCAACTGCGAAGGATCGATAGCGCTCATGGGGCTGATAAATAAATTTCGGGTAGTGATCTGTGAGTAACCGATACTGGCGCTGGCCACCAGGTCTTTCAAGAGCTCGTAACTGAAATTCGCGCTGGCCCGGATATTATCGGACCTCACAGTTGTTTTTCTTTCCAGCAGTGCGAAAGGATTCTCCCAGGATGCCTGGCCCGTAGGTGAAGCCGGATTGGCCTCCCAGTTCAACGTGCCGCCTTCGTGGTAGATGGCCGGGGCATTGGGCGCAAGCCGCAATGCCAGCCTGGAAAAATCTTCGTTGGGCGACAAAGAATTGTTGATCGTATACGAAGTATTGATTCCCATTCGTAACCTGCCATTGGGCGATTTTCCATTGATGCTCAGCAGGGCGCTGCCCGTCTCGTATTTATTTTCACCAGGAAAAATATAGCGTTGTTTGTTGTAGGTGCCACTGATCAGGTATTGTACTGTGGAGCTTCCGCCGGAAAGAGAGGCATTGGCATTGAGATAGGGTGTGGAATTGCCCAGCAATACATCCTGCCAGTCGGTTTCCCGGTTGGGGTCCCAAAGCGTAAGATCGTAGTTCGAACTGTTCTTGTCGGCCGTATTCAGGTCGGGCACTTCCATATTGTTCATGATATAGGCCTGCCGGCGCATGTTCAGGTATTGCTCCGTATTGAGCAGGGTCAACCTGTTGCTTCTTCGGCTATTGCCCATCGTTATACCGGCAGAGAACCGTGCATCTCCCGCTTTTCCTTTTTTGGTGGTCACCAGTATCACGCCATTACCGCCGCGGGAGCCGTAGATGGAAGTGGCATCCGCATCTGTCAGCACATCGATCTGCTCGATGTCTGAAGGATTGATGAAGCTGAGGGCGGAGATCTTCGCGCCTACACTTCCGAATGAAGTGAATTGTGAACCAGACAATGTATTCTGAAAGGGAACACCATCCACGATGATCAGTGGCTCAGAACGCAGGGATTGTGCACTAAGACTGTTCTGTCCTCTCAGCTGAATGGTGACCGGTGCATTGGGTAAACCTGATGCCGGGCTGATGATCAGATTGGGCACCCGTCCGGATAATGCCAGTATCGGATTGCTGACCGGCTGCCGGGCAATATCCGCCCCCTTCACGGTAAGGATATTGCCGGTGGCGATCCGCCGGCTGGTGGTGCCATAAGCCTGCACCTGCACCACATCCAGCGGCGAGCGCGATACCTGCATAATGGCAACGAGCAATTTTCCCTGCACCGGCAAAACTTTGTTTTCAAATCCTATGAAGGATACAACCAATACATCGCCATGGTCGGCTTCAATTTCAAACTGCCCTTTAGGATCTGTTTGTACAGTTTTTTTTGTTCGCTTATTCATGACTGTTGCACCAGCAAGTGCATTGCCGGTGGAGTCCTGCACTAATCCGTGGACCGGCTCGCGCTCCTCCACCGGCGGAGATGGTTTTTCCATTAGTCCATTTTCATGGGTCGGTTTCTCAGACAAAAAGATCGTCTTGCCCTCGATCACATACCGGAATGGTTGTTCTTTCAACACCATATCCAGCAGTTCGGCCACGGCCATTTCATACACGGTCAGCGAGATGGTCCTCTTGTTGCTATCCAGCATGGAATTGGTCATTACCCGGTAGCCGGTTTGCTGCCTGATGGCCGTAAAGATTTGTTTGAGTGTAAGGTCCTTACCGGAGAGCGTAACGGTTTGGGCATTGCCTCCGGCATAGCAGTGAACGAAAGTAACGGTCAGCAAAATGATCAGAAGTTTCATAACCTTCAGCGTTTTGGTCAGGCCACGGCACCCCCATGGGCCAGCCGTTGGCCAATAGCAGTTTTTTTGCATAAATTGCAAGCAGTTTGGAGTTGACAAAATGGATTCGCGTCTGTTGAATCAACCCGGAATTGGCCGGTAGTGTTAGCGCACTGCCGGTTCGTTTTTTTATGGGAGATCCGGTAGGATGAGGTGAAATGGGGTTATGGTAAAATGATCAATTGCTTTCCTTCTAATTTGTACTGTAAGCCTAGTTCCTTCAAACCGCGGAGCAATCCCTGCAGGGTCACATCCCGTGTCATCTCTCCATGCAGGTCGATATCGGGTACGCCATTCGGGTACACCACCCCGATATCGTACCAGCGTTCCAATTGCCGCATGATCTCCTGCAGTGTTACTCCTTCAAAATTGAACCAGCCATTCTTCCAGGCCATCACTTTATCGGTATCAGTGCTCAACACTTCAATTTTACCGGCCTTTATTCTGGCTTGCTTACCGGGTGTCAATATTGCCGGACTTGCACCAGCCATCACTTTTACTTTTCCTTCTATCAAAGTGGTATTGATGGACTGCTCATTGGAATAAGCATTCACATTGAAACTGGTGCCCAGTACCTGCACCTGCACCGATTCACTGACGCGGACTGAGAAAGGTTTTGTAGCCAGTTCCGCCACTTCAAAATACACTTCGCCTGTTATGGCTACCTCTCTTTTTTCACCTATGAACGCTGTTGGATACCGGATGGAGCTGGCAGCGTTCAACCAGGCTTTCGTTCCATCGGGTAAAACCACCGTGAACAGCCGTCCCCTGGGTGTAGTGAGTGTATTGAAAGTGGTGGCGCTTTGCGCTTTGTTTTCGTATTGCAACTGGTGATGTTGCAACTGCAGTTCGGTTCCCGCCTCTACTGCCACCACACCATTTTGCAAAGAATCGAGTACCAGTTGACGTCCATCTCCCAGGGTCAGGATGGCTCCGTTACTTCCGGGCGCTATCGCTTCTGTACCCGCCACCACGGGCGGCTTGCTATCATGATCCGTTCCGGAGCGGGTCCAGAAGAAATACAGACAGGAACCGATCAGCACAACAATGGAGGCGGCCGCCCACCAGGTCCGGTGAAGGGGGACGCGACGAACGGGAACCGCCCGCCTGGTCACCTGAAGTACTTCGGCGGCAGCCGCCGGCCAGTCAATTTGCGAAGAAGATATGCCTGCAGTTCCGGATCTCAACAAATCCGAGTGAAAACGGGTGATCATTGCCGTTATACTTCCATCCTCATCGGAACGGATCAAACCGAGCAGCTCGTCCAGTTCGGCACGGGTTGCCGTCCGTTGTTGTACCTGCTCCAGTAAATATTTTATTCGATATGATTCCTCCATAGTTCGCCTGATTAATGCCAGGATAACAGGATATTAATACCCTGGTAGAATGAAGTCTCCCGAAAAGACCAAAAGTGGACAAGGTTGGGGAAATTATTTTTCGAGCCACCAGACCAGCAGGAATAGCGGCAGGGAAATGCCACGTTCTGCCAGGTATGCTTTTATTTGCTGTGCAGAGCGGTAGAGCGATTTCTTTACGCCATCCACAGAGATGCCCGCCTCCGCTGCGATCTCCTGGATCTTGCTGCCAGTTTCTTTGAGATGGAAGATCCGCCGGGCCTGCGGAGAAAGGGTTGCAATGGCTTGCTGCAGGATCAGGGCCGTTTCCTCGAATGAAAACCATGCTTCCGGATCTTCCCATCCGGAGGCTTCCTGCTCCCCGATGGCCGATTGCTGGTGGCGGTCACGGACCACTTGCTTCCTCACCCAGCTATAGGAACGATTGTACACCATTTTGAAGATCCAGTTATCCGGTTCTCTCACTTCCGGCAAACGTTCGCGGTTGATCCAGAGTTGTAAAAAAACTTCCTGTACAATATCTTTCAGCATGGCTTCGGTGCCGGTGATTTGAATGATGACCGGACTGATACGCGGAACATAGCGAAGGAAAAGTTCTTCAAAGGCGGATTCATCTCCTTGTGCGATCCTTTGAAAAAGTATGTTGTCTGTATGGGAGCCGTTGCTGGTCAATTCCTGTTGTTTTGTCGCTGGGTATTTTTCACTGAGGCTGTAAACTTAATGGAAAAATCCGGGAAAATAACAGAAACGAAAAAGCCAGCCCGGAGTGGGCTGGCGATGTTCTTCAGGCTATATAATTGCTGCTCGTGTATGGCAATGACAAGCGGCCCCTCCATCCAAACGGGTGATGTCAGGGCCTTTGTCAGTACTTATTTTGATTCGTCTCCAGGCTGCGGCCAGGTAGGTTGTCCCGCCTTCATTTTTGCAAATGCTTTCTGCAGGTCTTCATTGCCCGGGTCATAAGCCAGGGCCTTTTCTTCATACTTCAATGCCTCTTCTTTTTTGCCGAGCTTGTACAAAAGATTAGCATGTGTATCCAGTAATAATGCATCTTCTTCCAGCATCAAGGCATGAGCCGTCATCTTCACTACTTCTTCCAGGAAAGCAGGATTGGTGGATTGCTCAAATACAGACCAGCCAAGGCTATTGAGCAATCCTGCACCGATCCATTTCCGGTTGCTACCGAATTGTTTGAACCAGGGGATCAGGTTTTGCTCATAGGCTTCCCAATCTTTATTGTTCACAGACCAAAGCACACGGCTCTGCCATACGATCTCCTGCCCTAACCGTCCATATTTCTTCACTGCATTTTTTTCGATGCTGGCCCAGTCGGGACGAGTACCAGTGCTTCCGTTCTCCGGATTCTTGCAGGCGCTTCCACCGGGCAGGTAAGGTTTGATCTCGTCATTCTCTATCGCGTAAGTGATCCTGGCTTCAGCTTCATCTTTACCGAGGACAGCATTCACTTTTGCAATATTGTTGTAAAGGATCGGGAAGCCCGCATCGCTGGCGCTGTAAGTGAAGTTCTTGATGAATTGCAGGTTGCGTTCCTGGAAAGGATCCTTCATTTGCCTGATATAATCGTTCGCTGCTTTGGTCCGCATCTCTTTGTCTTTTTCCAACCTGGCCCTCACCGTTAGTTGACGAAGGAATGACGGATCTCTTTTTCCTTTTTCATAAGCGGCCACTAAATCCTTGTAACCGGTAGTTCCGGTATCCACCATTTTGGCTTTGATATGAGCGGTGAGCCCTGCATAATTCCTGGTGGTGGGCCAAAGCTTCTGATGAATGGCGCGCAATTCCGAAAAAGGTATTTTGATCATCTCCCGGTCATAGGTCATGATACCATTCTGTTCGGATTCAACGTCGAAGGGTTGGGTATAGATGGAAGCGCTCAATCCACGTTTTTCCTGCTGCACAAGAGAGTCCGTCATCAGGGCATATCTTTTCTTCATTTCACCTGCACTCACAGTGCCACCGTATCCCCAGCCGGAAGCGATATCATCCCACTGATGATCCGGCACCTGAACGCCAATACCTCCGAACTCTCCCAGCACCATCACCTTGCCCGGCATTTTTGCAGGGAGGGTTGGCGGCGGATAGGAATGCACATCGGTCATATCACTGTTCACCGATTTGTTGATGATCTCCCGGCTGGCATGATCGGGTAAATTTCCATCCACAATGGCGGCGCCGGAATGACCATT
This portion of the Pseudobacter ginsenosidimutans genome encodes:
- a CDS encoding RNA polymerase sigma factor translates to MTSNGSHTDNILFQRIAQGDESAFEELFLRYVPRISPVIIQITGTEAMLKDIVQEVFLQLWINRERLPEVREPDNWIFKMVYNRSYSWVRKQVVRDRHQQSAIGEQEASGWEDPEAWFSFEETALILQQAIATLSPQARRIFHLKETGSKIQEIAAEAGISVDGVKKSLYRSAQQIKAYLAERGISLPLFLLVWWLEK
- a CDS encoding RagB/SusD family nutrient uptake outer membrane protein, translating into MKYKQYPITKYWQAFSLLLLCCLGITGCKKLIEVDLPIDRNPSETVFATTSTAVSAMTGVYVNMISEFCGPAGVSIAPALLCDEFKLKNEQGDRLYANNIDTDHSWDTWRPIYRTHMFGVNSVIEGVRKSTSLPARAKAILEGEARFTRAFLYLHLLSFYGDVPLALSTDFNVNSKLPRTAVDKVYDQIEEDLRFAQQNLDNRYLAKDLFTNAATRLRPNKGAANALLARVYLYRQKWAEAEAAASLLINDPQYELVNNLDAIFLKESHEAIWQIQTNQLEPDGVNTLEARYMLPRPGEDPRYYVSEDLYQSFEPGDQRRVHWTMDFTATKKCFYKYKQGFGVQESKEYLILMRLAEQFLIRAEARAQLGKLTGPGSAAEDLNRIRLRAGLGNTPASTKEELIDAILRERRIELSSECGHRWLDLKRTGRLQARMRIVTPLKGGVWLPYKELMPIPPGEFTYNPSLRGHQNPGYYEVP
- a CDS encoding SusC/RagA family TonB-linked outer membrane protein yields the protein MKLLIILLTVTFVHCYAGGNAQTVTLSGKDLTLKQIFTAIRQQTGYRVMTNSMLDSNKRTISLTVYEMAVAELLDMVLKEQPFRYVIEGKTIFLSEKPTHENGLMEKPSPPVEEREPVHGLVQDSTGNALAGATVMNKRTKKTVQTDPKGQFEIEADHGDVLVVSFIGFENKVLPVQGKLLVAIMQVSRSPLDVVQVQAYGTTSRRIATGNILTVKGADIARQPVSNPILALSGRVPNLIISPASGLPNAPVTIQLRGQNSLSAQSLRSEPLIIVDGVPFQNTLSGSQFTSFGSVGAKISALSFINPSDIEQIDVLTDADATSIYGSRGGNGVILVTTKKGKAGDARFSAGITMGNSRRSNRLTLLNTEQYLNMRRQAYIMNNMEVPDLNTADKNSSNYDLTLWDPNRETDWQDVLLGNSTPYLNANASLSGGSSTVQYLISGTYNKQRYIFPGENKYETGSALLSINGKSPNGRLRMGINTSYTINNSLSPNEDFSRLALRLAPNAPAIYHEGGTLNWEANPASPTGQASWENPFALLERKTTVRSDNIRASANFSYELLKDLVASASIGYSQITTRNLFISPMSAIDPSQLNATGQSFFSNNVSRSYTVDPQLTWRTDLFGGNLDLLAGASVQGQSSLSESFGAFGYTSDALLKDLGAAPQVGADNTSNQYKYAAAFGRITYNYNNRYILNLTGRRDGSSRFGPGNQFGNFWSVGGAWIFSNEFVAREHLPFLSFGKLRGSIGTSGQDGTGDYRYLELYESMPRISFHDMTILRTLGAANPDFHWESVHKLELGLELGFFNDRLLATTSWWRNRAGDQLGDYPLPATGGAYSIMRNMSGRIQNSGWEFILTAKIFDEKKFSWTISANYGIQNNKLLSIPDPGFNNYGLSRHVTVGKPFTGFALLYQSKGINPASGLYQFTDLDGNTTAYQYNENWDELLLDIRPRTVGLTSNIRWGSFSLDCMVQLTKQWGLNYLFNEAFLVGTPGGFVSEPGFVFGNMPVGRLDYWKEPGQSASFQKLYPYYLNGPIEAGYIKASRSDLAYVDASFIRLRNISLSWSIPETWAKKLQVASCQLFATGQNLLTITGYDGLDPEIQQSGITPLMKTFTAGIQVGF
- a CDS encoding alpha/beta hydrolase family protein, with translation MGPGNLPWSNPQGYIENSPIFYADKITTPLLLMHGYEDENVKFGQDIEMFTALRRLRKPVWILAYKDGHVIADHNELGKDAALRQRQFFEHYLKGKPAPVWMTKGVNPQDRNFKSGLQLDKSGAKP
- a CDS encoding FecR family protein translates to MEESYRIKYLLEQVQQRTATRAELDELLGLIRSDEDGSITAMITRFHSDLLRSGTAGISSSQIDWPAAAAEVLQVTRRAVPVRRVPLHRTWWAAASIVVLIGSCLYFFWTRSGTDHDSKPPVVAGTEAIAPGSNGAILTLGDGRQLVLDSLQNGVVAVEAGTELQLQHHQLQYENKAQSATTFNTLTTPRGRLFTVVLPDGTKAWLNAASSIRYPTAFIGEKREVAITGEVYFEVAELATKPFSVRVSESVQVQVLGTSFNVNAYSNEQSINTTLIEGKVKVMAGASPAILTPGKQARIKAGKIEVLSTDTDKVMAWKNGWFNFEGVTLQEIMRQLERWYDIGVVYPNGVPDIDLHGEMTRDVTLQGLLRGLKELGLQYKLEGKQLIILP
- a CDS encoding alpha/beta hydrolase family protein; protein product: MMRSFAGAMPLLAILCLCHSTLRAQKKILTDTSYLNWSWLHHDYHLSNDGRYLSYDIHCRERSSYLGVLATTKGEEITRISNRSDARFSEDSRYLVAELFSDSVLVFDLAKRKLILATPGKTFQLQQTGKTNWLVYRRSDSVIVRNLETGYNAIYPGVKECKPAFGGTALVMQKNSELIWLDLARQESRTIFNGDIIRLTISKDGKRIAFIHKEGNDFLVYHFAPSMTTAAIAARNTMEGMSPDHSINDGDMVFSPDGRSLYFELLKKSLPGTKDPDLLTNQVEVWHYRQPNLYGSQRWFPGVSRFKAVINLAAPNARMIQVENDSMVITGSLGNEYVIVKSNDLIRQDEEYFNEEQAPLYQLVSLKDGSRKTFRPRSSRLWHASLSKGEQFITWVNKDDQDLYCYEIATGITRNISAGLNLKPDMILINQGSPVIKLELNVDGWFGADERLLIQDKYDCWLLDPLGKQAPVNITNGYGRRNRIMFQPALSDAAATWPTGDIILRARNERTGDNGFWQTKPSGGDPVKKIMGAYKFSDPVKKIMGPYMFSWHKIDEPPRLRKAKNAAIYIVTRQSASESINLFVSTDLRSFQQISTIHPEKEYNWMSSEMIRYRKNDGDTGLAYLYKPENFDPSKKYPVIFQYYQTRNTEMHDYHRAGVEPNQIDIPWYVSNGYLVCIPDINHYKPGRIAETVINSVEGAARYLSRFAWVDSAKFGAQGHSFGGYETLLLIAHSRMFAAAQASAAVSDIVSAIGEQLSENMSSIPGMKQVRPIWGLVTSPGLTRRAISRTLPSSTLIRSPLRCC